A stretch of DNA from Catenulispora acidiphila DSM 44928:
CTCTGGACCTTGGCGAAGGAGGCCTTCCCGTCGCGCAGCTTCTGGGCGAAGGCGCGCACCGCCGAGGCGGCCTGGCTGTAGGCGTCGCCCATCTTGCCGAGCAGCCCGGGAACCGGTGACAGGGTACTGCGGAAGGCGTCGGCGCTCTTGCCCATCCAGGCGTTCATGGACGGGTCGCCGAGCAGTCCGGACAGGCTGACCCGGACCTCCTCGACGTCGTCCTCGCGGGCGGTCAGGCCGGCGACGACGGCGTCGAACTGCCCCGGGTCGTCCGGCCACGGGTTGTAGGTCGGGAGCGGGACGCCTCCCGCCGAAGGCGCGGCGACGGCGTTCACAGCGCCTCGATCATGTGGCCGTGGACGTGGGTCTGGCGCGCCTGGGCGGCCAGATCCTCGTCCAGCTGTTCCGCGGCGGCCGCGGCCGAGGTCGCCATCGCCGCCAGCGCCGTCAGGTAGTCGTTCAGACTGGAGCCGCAGGCGGTGTCGTTGATCGAGAACGACTCGAGGTTGTCGTTGAGCACGTCGGAGCAGACAGCCTCGCTGTAGATCGGAGCTTTGAGATCCCCGGTCAGGCTCTGCAACCGCGCAGCGAAATCGGACAGCGCTCGGCTGTCCAAGTACAGGTCCGGCACAGTGGTCCCCCCGCGTGTACCTGGTGTTTTGTAAAGTTGTGGTGACAGCGCGTCGATCCTAATTCAGTTTTCTGTTACTCCACAACCGTGGTGACGCATGTCCGTCTTCGAGCTGAACGCCGACCCGGAGACGAACGCGGCGACCGCTTCGGCGAACACTTCAGGTTCCTCCAAGTGCCCCATGTGTCCGCTGTTCTCCAGGATCAGCAGACGCGATTCCGGAATCAGGGCATGGAGTTCCTGACCCCAGCGCACCCCGCAGATCACGTCGAAGCGCCCTGCGACGACCAGCGCCGGGACGCGCAGCGCGGGCAGTGCGGCGCGGTCGTCGACGCTGTCGGGGACGCCGTGCTCGTCCAGCCCGGAGATGTAGGTGGCCCGCAGCGCCTTCTGCAGCTCGGTCCAGGGCGCCGGATCAGTCCAGTACGAGGCGACGTAGGCCGGGATGATCCCGCGTGCCACGCGCATCATCGACTCGTCGTCGGTGATGTGCGGGATCTGCGCGAACGCGTTCAGGGCGTCGGGCAGCAGCGGATTGCCGGCGTGCCGCTCGGCGAGTTCGCCGACCATCCGCGCGGCTTCGGCGCCGAAGGCCTGGTCGGTGGCCGGGGCGCTTTCGTAGAGGACGATCCCGGCCAGCTGGTCCGGGCGCAGGATCGCGTGGTACTGCGTCACGAATCCGCCGTGCGAGTGCCCCAGCAGGTGCACGCGCTCGACAGGGAGGAGGTCGATCAGCTCGGACAGATGACGGCTGTACAGGTCCCTGGTGTAGCCGTGGGGATGCGTCGCCAGGCGTCCGGAGTCACCGGTGCCGGCCGGTTCCATGTAGACCATGGTCAGGCGCTGCTCGAGCGCTGGGGAGCGCAGGTACTCCCAGGCGATGCCGGGACCGCCGGGAACTGCCACGCACACCGGTCCGGTGCCAAAGACGTGGTAGCGCAAGGTGATTCCGTCGGCTTCGTAGGAATGCGAGCCTTCGCTCAGCGGTCCGGAGGTCGAGGGGTGAGCCATGAGCGGACTCCCGATCTTGAGGGTGAGTGGTTCACCGACAAGATGCGAGCGGCGCGCCGGAGTTCGATTCCGGCGGCGTGATCTGGCTCACAGGGCGGACCCTAGGCCGCGAGCCGTTGCTCCATCACGGATTCGGCCAGCGGACGCGGGTGGAACAGCCGGAGCCGCGCGACCCTGCCGCCGTCGAGGTCCATGACCCACGCCGCGGTCGGCGGGCAGTGTTCGGGGTTGTCGGGCGGGCTGGTGATGTCCATCTCCCACACCGCCAGCGACCGGCCGGCGATCACCTTCACCGGCCGCTGACGTACGCCGGCAGCCAGATCGCAGTCCATCGCGCGGGTGATCAGGGCACTGCCGCCGAGCCGGGACCCCCCGTACATCAGCGCCACGTCCGGCGACCAGCGCTGCGCGACGACCCGCCCGAACTCGCCGGCTTCGGCGGTGGCGAGGGTGTCGTGCGCCTCGTCCCAGCTCGCGGCGGTGCGCGTGCGGGCGTCGCTGTGCGCGGCCTCGGCGGTGGCGGCGAGCGCGGCGGCGAGCTTGGCGCGCGCCTGGTTCAGCCTGCTGCGGACGGTGCCGGCCGGGACGCCGCAGACGCGGGCGATCTGGTCGTAGGCGGTGACGTGCTCGCTGAAGTGGCGCAGCACGAGCGTGAGCCGCAGCGCCGGGGACAGCTGCTCGATCGCCTCCCAGAGCCAGTCCTGCATCGCGTGGTTTTCGAGCAGCTCGTCCGGGCCGGGAGCCGAATCCCGGTGCGAGGCCAGCTCGTCGAGGGGAACGAGGCGCTGCGCGTCCCGCAGCTGCCCGCGGCACTGGTTGCGCACGATCATCCGCAGCCACGCCCCGGCGGCGGCCGGGTCCCGCACGTCGCCGATCCGGCGCAGCGCGACCAGGACCGCGTCCTGGATGGCGTCGTCCGCATCCGGGCCCGGACCCAGGATGCTCAACGCCACGGCGCGCATGCCGGCGCGGTGCTGCTCGAGCAGGAGCGCCAGTGCCGCGACGTCGCCGGTTTGCGCGGCGCGGACCAGCGCCGTGTCGGTGTCGGTGTCGGTGGGCGTGCCGGCGGTCGCGGTGCTCACGTGCTCCCCAAGCCTTTCCGTCAGGCAGCCGCGCGCAGGTCGTCGGCTGCGGCGAGTGCGTAGTCAACCTTGTCATCCGCCGACGCGATCTTCGAGGCGGGCTTCAGGAACAGCGCGAGCCCGATGCCGACCGCCAACGCGGGTGCGATCCACAGGTAGCCGTTGGCGGTCGCGTGCGCGAAAGCGTCCAATGCGCTGTGGCGCAGCCCGACCGGCAGGTGAGCGATGCTGTCGGGGCGGGCGGCGTCGAAGCCGCCGGCGCTCGGCAGGCCGCGGGTGCCGGTGGCGAAGCCGGTGTTGAGCAAAGTGCCGAAGACCGCGACGCCGAACGCGGCGCCGATGGAGCGCGCGAAGGTGACCACCGCGCTGGCGGCGCCGAGATCGCCGGCCGGCACGCTGTTCTGAACGGTCGTCAGGACCACCATCGGGACCATGCCGATGCCGATTCCGGTGATCAGGAAGTAGACGCTCAGCAGCACAGTGCTGGTGGCGCCGCCGATGGTGCCCAGCAGAAGCAGCCCGGCCAGGTTCGCCGCCAGACCCGCGAGCAGGATGACCCGCAGGCGTTCGACGTGCGCGGCCCAGCGTCCGGCGAGGGACTGGCTGACGACCAACCCGGCGACCAGCGGCAGCATCGAGATTCCGGACAGCGTCGCCGAGACGCCGTGCACGATCTGCAGGTAGGTCGGCAGATACACCAGCACCGAGAACATCGCGGCGTTGGCGAAGAAGGCGATCAGCGAGGAGAAGACGACGGTCCGCGAGCCGAGCATCGCCGGCGGCAGCACCGGCGCGGCGGCGCGGCGCTCGACCGGGATCAGCACGGCGGCCAGGGCGACGGTCGCAAGGATGAGCCCGACGATGCCCGGCGAACCCCAGCCCCAGCGCTGGCCGAAGGAGGTGACCAGCACCAGACCGGTGGCTATCGCAGCCAGGATCAGCGAACCGAGATAGTCGATGCGCGCCTTGGCTCCGCGCGTCGCCTTCGGAAGTGCCCGCGCCGCGATCACCAGGGCGACCAGCCCGACCGGCAGGTTGATCAAGAACGCCCACCGCCAGGACAGGTGGTCGGTGAAGATCCCGCCGAGCAGCGGCCCGACGATGCTGGCCACGCCGTAGACCGACCCGAACATGCCCTGGTACCGGCCGCGATCGGCCGGCGGGACGATGTCGCCGACCAGCGCGAAGGTCAGCACGATCATGCCGCCGCCCCCCACACCCTGCAGCACCCGGGCGCCGATCAGCTCGGCCAGATTCTGCGCCACCCCGCACGCCACCGAGGCGATGAGGAACGTCGACGTCGCCGCCAGATAGAGCCGCTTGCGCCCGAACATGTCGCCGAGCTTCCCCCACAGCGGCGTGACCGCGGTCGAGGCCAGCAGATACGCGGCGCTGACCCACGCGATGTCGTCGAAGCCGTTCAGATCCTCAGCGATCCGCGGCAACGCGGTGGAGACGATCGTCTGGTCCAACGACGCGAGCAGCACGGCCAGCACCAGCGCACTCATCGCCGCGGCCACACCTGTCGGCCGAGCCGTGGAAACCTGCCTGCTTTCGGAAAACTGCCGGATCTTCGGCATGAGGTACCTCCCACCTTTCTGTCACATCACTGTAGCACTTACTGAATGAGAGGCTACATTGATGAGGCGGTCGGTGCCTTCGAAGCCCGCACGCCGAGGGTCTGAGCCCGCTGGATTGCGGTCGATGCCGCAGCCGCGTCCACCATCGCCATCGCCGCGCAGTCGCCCCGTCTCAGGCCCGCGTCAGCTGGTTGCGCGCCTCGACCGCCTTGATCGTGTTCTTCAGCGCCTTGGCCAGCACGCCCTTGCCGGGACCGCCGAGCAGGACGCCGGTGAGGCGGCCCTTGAGGTTCTTGCCTTCGCGGACGACCACGACGTCGAGCTGGGTGGAGCCGTCGGGCTGGGGGGTGAAGGTGTAGGTGTGGCCGGAGGCGCCGCCCCAGATGTTGGAGTCGGTGGTGGTCATCACCACGCGGTGCGGGTCGGTCCAGTCGTAGGTGAGGCGTTCCCAGATGCCGCCGGAGCCCTCGGTGACGTCGGCGTGGCCATCGCTCTGGGAGTGCACTTCCAGGAATTCGTCGGCGCTGTTCGGGAACAGCTCTCGGCGGCCCGGGCCGAAGTCGGTGAGGCTGGCCACGAACTGCTCGGGGGTGGCGAGGGTCTGCTCGGTGAAATGAATGGTCGCCATGGCGGGTCTCCTTGTGTTCCTGAAATCGATGCGCGTCCGGTACGCATTCAGGCTCGCCGAAGCCGGGCTGCGTCGAGCCAGTACCGAACCCTGGTGGGACCCGACCCGGGGCCCCACCGGAGCCCTGGTCCCGGGGGCCCGGGGCGCGGCCAGGGTTCTTCCCTGGCGCGGGAGGCGGCCGGCGGAGGGGATCGTGACAGTCGTGACAAGTGATCCCTCAGCAGCGCCGCTGCACGGCCGGGCCCGCGAACAGCAGGTCCTGGACCGGCTGCTCCACGATCTGCGCGCCGGCCGCAGCCGCGCGCTGGTCCTGCGCGGGGACACCGGTGTCGGCAAGAGCGCCCTGCTGGGCTACCTGGCGGGGCAACCCCTGGCGGGTCGGGTCGTGCGCACCGCCGGGGTGGAGACCGAACCCGAGGTCGCCTTCTCAGCCTTGCAGGAGCTGTGCTCGCCGCTGCTGGACCGTCTCGGTCGGCTGCCCGCCGCCCAACAGTCAGCCCTGGCCACCGCGCTGGGTCTGGAAGAGGGCGCCTCACCCGGACCGCTGCTGATCGGGCTCGCGGTCCTCGGGCTGTTCGCCGAAGCCGCCGACGACGAACCGCTGGTCTGCATCGTGGACGACGTCCAGTGGCTCGACGGCATGTCCGCAGCAGTCCTCGCTTTCGTGGCCCGCCGGCTCGACGCCGAAGCGGTCGCCTTGGTCTTCGCGACCGCCGACAGCCGCTTCCTGGCCGGACTGCCCGAACTGCGCGTGGCACGCCTCGGCGAGGACGACGCCCGCGCGCTGCTGGACTCGGTCCTGCCCGGACCGATCGACCCCGCGCTGCGGGACCGGATCATCGCCGAATCGCAGGGCAATCCATTGGCGCTGGTGGTGCTCTCGCGCCGGACCGAGGAAGGAGTGGGTCGACCATGACGACGATGGTGGGGCGAGGCGAGGAGCTGGCCCGGCTCGCGGCGTTCGTGACAGCCGGGACGGGCCAAGCCCTGGTGCTGCGCGGGGAAACCGGCGTCGGCAAGAGCGCCCTGGTCAACCACACGGCGGCGAGCGCCGAGCGCGAGGGGCAGCGCGTCGTGCAGGCAGCCGGTGTCGAGGCGGAATCCGAGCTGCCCTACGCAGGTCTTCACCAGCTGCTCTACCCGGTGCTGGCCGAGCTCGGTCCGTCGCAGGACGGCGCCTGGCGCCAGCTCGACGCCGTCTTCGGCCGCACCGAGGGAGGCGACCCGCCGTCCGTCATGACGCTCGGCATCGCCGTCCTCAGCCTGCTGAGTCGCGCCGCCGACGACCAGCCGCTGGTCCTCGTGCTCGACGACGGCCAGTGGCTCGACGACCCCAGCGCGGACGTCTGCGGCTTCGTCGGCCGCCGCCTGACCGGCAGCCGTGTGAAGCTGCTGGTGGCGGTACGCACCGACATCGCCTCGCGGTTCGACACCGCGGCGCTGCCCGAGCTGCCGGTCGCCCCGCTGACGCGCGAAGACGCGGCGTTGCTGCTGGACCAGCGCTATCCGCAGCTCGGCAAGCAGACCCGCCACACCGTATTGGAGCAGGCGCAAGGGAACCCGCTGGCGCTGCTGGAGCTGCCGGCGCATCTGTCCGCTCAGCAGGACGACAGCATTCCGGACGACTTCTTCGCCCAGCCCGGCGTCGCCCTGCCGCGCCGCCTCCAACACCTGTATGGCGGCCGTATCGCAGCCCTCAGCGACACCGTCCGCGCCGAG
This window harbors:
- a CDS encoding alpha/beta fold hydrolase; translation: MAHPSTSGPLSEGSHSYEADGITLRYHVFGTGPVCVAVPGGPGIAWEYLRSPALEQRLTMVYMEPAGTGDSGRLATHPHGYTRDLYSRHLSELIDLLPVERVHLLGHSHGGFVTQYHAILRPDQLAGIVLYESAPATDQAFGAEAARMVGELAERHAGNPLLPDALNAFAQIPHITDDESMMRVARGIIPAYVASYWTDPAPWTELQKALRATYISGLDEHGVPDSVDDRAALPALRVPALVVAGRFDVICGVRWGQELHALIPESRLLILENSGHMGHLEEPEVFAEAVAAFVSGSAFSSKTDMRHHGCGVTEN
- a CDS encoding AAA family ATPase, with amino-acid sequence MTVVTSDPSAAPLHGRAREQQVLDRLLHDLRAGRSRALVLRGDTGVGKSALLGYLAGQPLAGRVVRTAGVETEPEVAFSALQELCSPLLDRLGRLPAAQQSALATALGLEEGASPGPLLIGLAVLGLFAEAADDEPLVCIVDDVQWLDGMSAAVLAFVARRLDAEAVALVFATADSRFLAGLPELRVARLGEDDARALLDSVLPGPIDPALRDRIIAESQGNPLALVVLSRRTEEGVGRP
- a CDS encoding SRPBCC family protein; the protein is MATIHFTEQTLATPEQFVASLTDFGPGRRELFPNSADEFLEVHSQSDGHADVTEGSGGIWERLTYDWTDPHRVVMTTTDSNIWGGASGHTYTFTPQPDGSTQLDVVVVREGKNLKGRLTGVLLGGPGKGVLAKALKNTIKAVEARNQLTRA
- a CDS encoding RNA polymerase sigma factor, which codes for MSTATAGTPTDTDTDTALVRAAQTGDVAALALLLEQHRAGMRAVALSILGPGPDADDAIQDAVLVALRRIGDVRDPAAAGAWLRMIVRNQCRGQLRDAQRLVPLDELASHRDSAPGPDELLENHAMQDWLWEAIEQLSPALRLTLVLRHFSEHVTAYDQIARVCGVPAGTVRSRLNQARAKLAAALAATAEAAHSDARTRTAASWDEAHDTLATAEAGEFGRVVAQRWSPDVALMYGGSRLGGSALITRAMDCDLAAGVRQRPVKVIAGRSLAVWEMDITSPPDNPEHCPPTAAWVMDLDGGRVARLRLFHPRPLAESVMEQRLAA
- a CDS encoding MDR family MFS transporter → MSALVLAVLLASLDQTIVSTALPRIAEDLNGFDDIAWVSAAYLLASTAVTPLWGKLGDMFGRKRLYLAATSTFLIASVACGVAQNLAELIGARVLQGVGGGGMIVLTFALVGDIVPPADRGRYQGMFGSVYGVASIVGPLLGGIFTDHLSWRWAFLINLPVGLVALVIAARALPKATRGAKARIDYLGSLILAAIATGLVLVTSFGQRWGWGSPGIVGLILATVALAAVLIPVERRAAAPVLPPAMLGSRTVVFSSLIAFFANAAMFSVLVYLPTYLQIVHGVSATLSGISMLPLVAGLVVSQSLAGRWAAHVERLRVILLAGLAANLAGLLLLGTIGGATSTVLLSVYFLITGIGIGMVPMVVLTTVQNSVPAGDLGAASAVVTFARSIGAAFGVAVFGTLLNTGFATGTRGLPSAGGFDAARPDSIAHLPVGLRHSALDAFAHATANGYLWIAPALAVGIGLALFLKPASKIASADDKVDYALAAADDLRAAA